A portion of the Streptomyces erythrochromogenes genome contains these proteins:
- a CDS encoding MFS transporter: MAGTNAATAGTPSPWQRLGAASGGANRWVVLAVLCVSLVLVALDATILHVAVPSVTEDLRPGPMELLWVVDAYPLVCASLLILFGTLGDRVGRRRILLLGYGLFGAASAIAAFADNAQVLIAARALLGIGGAMIMPATLSILRQVFPDRRERALAIGIWTAVAAIGAASGPVLGGFLIEHFWWGSVFLINIPLMALILPLGRWLLPESRGSADGPWDVLGALMAAAGVLGSVLGIKRLGAERHLLDAEALVPLLLGATLLVLFVRRQKRREHPLIDMRMFSRAAFSTSVACIVLAMLALVGLELIAVQYLQLVLHLSPLETGLRLLPLTFAAMAAGATGSYTLSRVGPRTMVSLGFLLTAFAVLLLTLMGQQDRPVLLTVGFILLGFGLQTTLFAAYESMLSEAPAETAGGAASIGETSYQLGAGIGIALLGSVMNAAYRPGLASVPGVSAAESAGAANSLGEAYQIASGLGGPAGAALYAAARHSFVHGLHVTLLVSAALLFAGAVMALKLPRVMDCGAAEEAEPVRLPAQAKGEPRPTPVEQAG, translated from the coding sequence ATGGCGGGGACGAACGCGGCCACGGCCGGGACCCCTTCGCCCTGGCAGCGGCTGGGAGCGGCCTCCGGCGGTGCCAACCGCTGGGTCGTCCTGGCCGTTCTCTGCGTCAGCCTGGTCCTCGTCGCGCTCGACGCGACGATCCTGCACGTCGCGGTCCCGTCCGTCACGGAGGACCTGCGGCCCGGCCCGATGGAGCTCCTCTGGGTCGTCGACGCCTACCCGCTGGTCTGCGCCTCGCTGCTGATCCTCTTCGGCACCCTCGGGGACCGGGTGGGCCGCCGCCGCATCCTCCTCCTCGGCTACGGACTCTTCGGCGCGGCCTCCGCGATAGCGGCCTTCGCCGACAACGCCCAGGTCCTCATCGCCGCGCGCGCCCTGCTCGGCATCGGCGGCGCGATGATCATGCCGGCCACCCTGTCGATCCTGCGCCAGGTCTTCCCCGACCGGCGCGAGCGGGCCCTGGCCATCGGCATCTGGACCGCCGTCGCCGCGATCGGCGCGGCCAGCGGCCCGGTGCTCGGCGGCTTCCTCATCGAGCACTTCTGGTGGGGCTCCGTCTTCCTGATCAACATCCCGCTGATGGCGCTGATCCTTCCGCTCGGCCGCTGGCTGCTGCCGGAGTCGCGCGGCTCCGCGGACGGGCCGTGGGACGTGCTCGGCGCGCTGATGGCCGCCGCGGGCGTGCTCGGCTCGGTGCTCGGGATCAAGCGGCTCGGCGCCGAACGGCACCTCCTCGACGCCGAGGCGCTGGTCCCGCTGCTGCTCGGCGCGACGCTGCTCGTGCTGTTCGTACGGCGCCAGAAGCGGCGCGAGCACCCGCTGATCGACATGCGGATGTTCTCGCGGGCCGCCTTCTCCACCTCGGTCGCCTGCATCGTGCTCGCCATGCTCGCGCTGGTCGGGCTGGAGCTGATCGCCGTCCAGTACCTCCAGCTGGTGCTGCACCTCAGCCCGCTGGAGACCGGCCTGCGGCTGCTGCCGCTGACCTTCGCGGCCATGGCCGCGGGCGCCACCGGCTCCTACACCCTGTCGCGGGTCGGGCCGCGCACCATGGTGTCGCTGGGCTTCCTGCTGACGGCCTTCGCCGTGCTGCTGCTGACGCTGATGGGCCAGCAGGACCGGCCGGTCCTGCTGACCGTCGGCTTCATCCTGCTCGGATTCGGACTGCAGACCACGCTGTTCGCCGCGTACGAGTCGATGCTGAGCGAGGCCCCGGCCGAGACCGCGGGCGGGGCGGCCTCGATCGGCGAGACCTCCTACCAGCTGGGCGCGGGCATCGGCATCGCGCTGCTGGGCAGCGTGATGAACGCGGCGTACCGGCCGGGGCTCGCCTCGGTGCCGGGGGTCTCGGCGGCGGAGTCGGCGGGCGCCGCGAACTCGCTGGGCGAGGCGTACCAGATCGCCTCGGGCCTCGGCGGTCCGGCGGGAGCCGCCCTGTACGCGGCGGCCCGGCACTCCTTCGTGCACGGGCTGCACGTGACGCTGCTGGTGAGCGCGGCGCTGCTGTTCGCGGGCGCCGTGATGGCGCTGAAGCTGCCGCGGGTGATGGACTGCGGGGCGGCCGAGGAGGCCGAGCCGGTGCGCTTGCCCGCGCAGGCGAAGGGCGAGCCGCGGCCGACCCCGGTCGAGCAGGCGGGCTGA
- a CDS encoding acyl-CoA dehydrogenase family protein, with protein MSFVPTDPLGLDELLGPEDLAVRDTVRTWAADRVLPNIAQWYESGELPAIRELARELGAIGALGMSLEGYGCAGASAVQYGLACLELEAADSGIRSLVSVQGSLAMYAIWKYGSEEQKQRWLPGMAAGELIGCFGLTEPDVGSDPAAMRTHAKRDGTDWILNGRKMWITNGSVAAVAVVWAQTDDGIRGFAVPTDTPGFSAPEIKHKWSLRASVTSELVMDDVRLPADAVLPLVTGLKGPLGCLSHARYGIIWGSMGAARASFEAALDYARTREQFGKPIGGFQLTQAKLADMALELHKGILLAHHLGRRMDAGTLRPEQISFGKLNNVREAIEICRTARTILGANGISLEYPVMRHATNLESVLTYEGTVEMHQLVLGKALTGLDAFR; from the coding sequence GTGTCCTTCGTTCCCACCGATCCGCTCGGGCTCGACGAGCTCCTCGGGCCCGAGGACCTCGCCGTCCGGGACACCGTCCGTACCTGGGCCGCCGACCGGGTGCTGCCGAACATCGCCCAGTGGTACGAGAGCGGCGAGCTGCCCGCGATCCGTGAGCTGGCCCGGGAGCTCGGTGCCATCGGGGCGCTCGGTATGTCCCTGGAGGGCTACGGGTGCGCCGGCGCCAGCGCCGTGCAGTACGGCCTCGCCTGCCTGGAGCTGGAGGCCGCCGACTCCGGCATCCGCTCGCTGGTCTCCGTACAGGGGTCGCTGGCCATGTACGCGATCTGGAAGTACGGCTCCGAGGAGCAGAAGCAGCGCTGGCTGCCCGGCATGGCCGCGGGCGAGCTGATCGGCTGCTTCGGGCTGACCGAGCCCGACGTGGGCTCCGACCCCGCGGCGATGCGGACCCACGCCAAGCGCGACGGCACGGACTGGATCCTCAACGGCCGCAAGATGTGGATCACCAACGGCTCCGTCGCCGCGGTGGCCGTGGTGTGGGCGCAGACCGACGACGGGATCCGCGGCTTCGCCGTGCCCACCGACACGCCCGGCTTCTCCGCGCCGGAGATCAAGCACAAGTGGTCGCTGCGGGCCAGCGTCACCAGCGAACTGGTCATGGACGACGTACGGCTGCCCGCCGACGCGGTGCTGCCGCTCGTCACCGGGCTCAAGGGGCCGCTCGGCTGTCTCAGCCACGCGCGGTACGGGATCATCTGGGGATCCATGGGCGCGGCGCGGGCCAGTTTCGAGGCCGCGCTCGACTACGCGAGGACGCGGGAGCAGTTCGGCAAGCCGATCGGCGGCTTCCAGCTCACCCAGGCCAAGCTGGCGGACATGGCCCTCGAACTCCACAAGGGCATCCTGCTCGCCCACCACCTGGGCCGGCGGATGGACGCGGGCACCCTGCGGCCGGAGCAGATCAGTTTCGGCAAGCTCAACAACGTCCGCGAGGCCATCGAGATCTGCCGCACCGCGCGGACCATCCTCGGCGCCAACGGGATCTCGCTCGAATACCCCGTCATGCGGCACGCCACCAACCTCGAATCGGTGCTCACCTACGAGGGCACCGTCGAGATGCACCAGTTGGTGCTGGGCAAGGCGCTCACCGGGCTGGACGCCTTCCGGTGA
- a CDS encoding cell division protein SepF, whose protein sequence is MGSVRKASAWLGLVEDSDDERYYDDDYAEAAHGSVAGPGDQWVTDPRVKVASESAVEHGRRIATVTPDGFRDARGIGELFRDGVPVIVNLSSMDPTDAKRVVDFAAGLTFGLRGSIERVATRVFLLTPADTQIVSGEPGGRSRDFFNQS, encoded by the coding sequence ATGGGTTCGGTGCGCAAGGCGAGTGCCTGGCTGGGTCTCGTGGAGGACAGCGACGACGAGCGCTACTACGACGACGACTACGCGGAGGCCGCCCACGGTTCCGTCGCGGGCCCCGGTGACCAGTGGGTGACCGACCCCCGCGTCAAGGTGGCCTCCGAGTCGGCAGTGGAGCACGGCCGCCGGATCGCGACGGTCACCCCGGACGGATTCCGTGACGCGCGCGGCATCGGCGAGCTGTTCCGCGACGGGGTCCCGGTGATCGTGAACCTGTCGTCGATGGACCCGACCGACGCGAAGCGCGTCGTCGACTTCGCGGCGGGACTGACCTTCGGTCTGCGCGGTTCGATCGAGCGGGTGGCGACCAGGGTCTTCCTGCTGACCCCGGCCGACACCCAGATCGTGAGCGGCGAGCCCGGCGGCCGCTCGCGCGACTTCTTCAACCAGAGCTGA
- a CDS encoding DUF5685 family protein, with amino-acid sequence MFGIVRPCTHRLGERFKAEWMAHLCGLCLALRGDHGQFARIVTNYDGLLVSVLTEAQSGPAPGSRRTAGPCPLRGMRTAAVAKGEGARLAAAVSLVLASAKVRDHVADRDGLLARAPIAAAARRVARGWDRAGARTGASLGFDTAVLVDAVDRQAGIEILAGPGTPVLVVTEPTETATAAAFAHTAQLAGRPGNAPALAEAGRYFGRLAHLLDAVEDQGADAEAGAWNPLTATGTSLAEARRLCDDALHGIRLALGEVEFADAGLAHRLLVHELRTSVDRAFGTMSCGHTATASAGQGPNPYGSNPYGGNGGNPYGGPPYGANPYDPDNPQVPGGPPPARPGGYGSGGGGLGGDGFGGGGGGGFGGGGFGGGQHPQRPRRGLLAGCAVAIGLFCTCQICCTEHEGPWSRKKRDPWCDACECCDCCRPNSSATGGSEGGSGGGGGDGGCCDCNCGCCCD; translated from the coding sequence TTGTTCGGCATAGTCAGACCTTGCACGCACCGGCTCGGGGAGCGGTTCAAGGCGGAGTGGATGGCCCATCTGTGCGGGCTGTGCCTGGCACTTCGGGGAGACCACGGGCAGTTCGCCCGGATCGTCACGAACTATGACGGGCTCCTCGTCTCCGTTCTGACGGAGGCTCAGTCGGGACCCGCGCCCGGCTCCCGGCGCACCGCCGGTCCCTGCCCGCTGCGCGGGATGCGCACGGCAGCCGTCGCCAAGGGCGAGGGCGCCCGGCTCGCGGCCGCCGTCTCGCTGGTCCTGGCCTCCGCCAAGGTGCGCGACCACGTGGCCGACCGGGACGGGCTGTTGGCCCGCGCCCCGATCGCCGCCGCCGCGCGCAGGGTGGCCCGCGGCTGGGACCGGGCCGGTGCGCGCACCGGCGCCTCGCTCGGCTTCGACACCGCGGTGCTCGTGGACGCGGTGGACCGGCAGGCGGGCATCGAGATCCTGGCCGGCCCCGGCACTCCCGTGCTCGTGGTCACCGAGCCGACGGAGACCGCGACGGCCGCCGCGTTCGCGCATACCGCGCAGCTGGCCGGACGGCCGGGCAACGCCCCCGCACTGGCCGAGGCCGGCCGGTACTTCGGGCGGCTCGCGCACCTGCTGGACGCTGTGGAGGACCAGGGCGCCGACGCCGAGGCGGGTGCCTGGAACCCGCTCACCGCCACCGGGACCTCGCTCGCCGAGGCCCGCAGGCTCTGCGACGACGCCCTGCACGGGATCAGGCTGGCGCTGGGCGAGGTCGAGTTCGCCGACGCGGGGCTCGCCCACCGGCTGCTCGTGCACGAGCTGCGCACCTCGGTGGACCGGGCCTTCGGGACCATGAGCTGCGGCCACACGGCCACCGCCTCGGCCGGGCAGGGCCCGAACCCGTACGGCTCGAACCCGTACGGCGGGAACGGCGGGAACCCCTACGGCGGGCCTCCGTACGGCGCCAACCCCTACGACCCCGACAACCCCCAGGTACCGGGCGGCCCGCCGCCCGCGAGGCCGGGCGGGTACGGCAGCGGTGGCGGGGGGCTCGGCGGCGACGGCTTCGGCGGTGGCGGAGGCGGCGGTTTCGGTGGCGGCGGCTTCGGCGGCGGTCAGCACCCGCAGCGGCCGCGCCGCGGCCTGCTGGCCGGCTGCGCGGTGGCCATCGGGCTCTTCTGCACCTGCCAGATCTGCTGCACCGAGCACGAGGGCCCCTGGTCGCGCAAGAAGCGGGACCCGTGGTGCGACGCCTGCGAGTGCTGCGACTGCTGTCGGCCGAACTCCTCGGCGACCGGAGGTTCCGAGGGCGGCTCGGGCGGCGGCGGTGGCGACGGCGGCTGCTGCGACTGCAACTGCGGCTGCTGCTGCGACTGA
- a CDS encoding S1 family peptidase, giving the protein MRIKRTTRNRLLAVATGLAAAAALAAPTAASADPQDGGFSADRLASAGASVLRADVAGTAWHADPATGTLVVSADSTVSAAAIARIKREAGTEAGALRIERIPGKLTKLASGGDAIYANSWRCSLGFNVRSGSNYYALTAGHCTDGAGTWWTNSARTNVLGSTTGSSFPNNDYGLVKYASNTPVPPGTVGSQDITSAVNATVNMSVTRRGSTTGTHSGRVTGLNATVNYGGGDVVYGMIRTNVCAEPGDSGGPLYSGTRAVGLTSGGSGNCSSGGTTFFQPVVEALNAYGVSVY; this is encoded by the coding sequence GTGAGGATCAAGCGCACCACCCGTAACAGGCTGCTCGCGGTGGCCACCGGCCTGGCCGCCGCCGCAGCGCTCGCCGCCCCCACCGCGGCGAGCGCGGACCCGCAGGACGGCGGTTTCAGCGCCGACCGGCTCGCCTCCGCCGGCGCGTCCGTCCTGCGGGCCGACGTAGCGGGCACCGCCTGGCACGCCGACCCCGCCACCGGAACCCTCGTGGTCTCCGCCGACTCCACCGTCTCCGCCGCCGCCATCGCGAGAATCAAGCGCGAGGCCGGAACCGAGGCGGGGGCGCTGCGCATCGAGCGCATCCCGGGCAAGCTGACCAAGCTCGCCTCGGGCGGCGACGCCATCTACGCCAACAGCTGGCGCTGTTCGCTCGGCTTCAACGTCCGCAGCGGAAGCAACTACTACGCCCTGACCGCCGGGCACTGCACCGACGGCGCGGGCACCTGGTGGACCAACTCCGCCCGCACGAACGTCCTCGGCTCCACGACCGGATCGAGCTTCCCGAACAACGACTACGGCCTCGTCAAGTACGCCAGCAACACGCCCGTGCCGCCCGGGACCGTCGGCAGCCAGGACATCACCAGCGCCGTCAACGCCACGGTCAACATGTCCGTGACCCGGCGCGGCTCCACCACCGGCACCCACAGCGGCCGGGTCACCGGCCTCAACGCCACCGTCAACTACGGCGGCGGCGACGTCGTCTACGGCATGATCCGCACCAACGTGTGCGCCGAGCCCGGCGACAGCGGCGGCCCGCTCTACTCGGGCACCCGTGCCGTGGGCCTCACCTCCGGCGGCAGCGGCAACTGCTCCTCCGGCGGCACGACCTTCTTCCAGCCCGTGGTCGAAGCGCTCAACGCCTACGGGGTCAGCGTCTACTGA
- a CDS encoding DUF4231 domain-containing protein, protein MTFRNEDLPALFHHTDQAAVSRQRESTQATRMQLLLLVAAAGAAALPPGPKLGSLHLFGLLSVLSYAGVLAVGMRATRRRARPQWQLNRSAAEFIKSLAWRYAVHGAPFGSDVADPGETYRTRLEAGLAELRKMGWEDPRTAGSVPEGAEITGAMHRLRGRDYHARRETYVRDRLIEQRNWYRRRTEVSRRATLLWSWTIVLLTCLALLFALMRAFGSGPGAGLTGLLSTAAAAGIAWNEVRRHHPLIEAHTLIEQDLAAMMVVMQTTITESQWPSSVYETERYVSPQHTDWLVRHSS, encoded by the coding sequence ATGACCTTTCGAAACGAGGACCTGCCGGCCCTCTTCCACCACACGGACCAGGCGGCGGTCTCCCGGCAGCGGGAGTCCACCCAGGCCACGAGGATGCAGCTGCTGCTGCTCGTCGCGGCCGCGGGAGCCGCCGCGCTGCCGCCGGGGCCGAAGCTCGGCTCGCTGCACCTGTTCGGGCTGCTCAGCGTGCTCAGTTACGCGGGGGTACTGGCCGTCGGCATGCGGGCGACCAGGCGCCGGGCCCGCCCGCAGTGGCAGCTCAACCGCAGTGCGGCGGAGTTCATCAAGTCGCTCGCCTGGCGGTACGCGGTGCACGGGGCGCCGTTCGGCAGTGACGTGGCCGACCCCGGGGAGACGTACCGGACGCGGCTGGAGGCGGGCCTGGCCGAGCTGCGCAAGATGGGCTGGGAGGATCCGCGCACGGCGGGCTCCGTGCCGGAGGGCGCGGAGATCACCGGAGCGATGCACCGGCTGCGCGGCAGGGACTACCACGCGCGGCGGGAGACGTACGTCAGGGACCGGCTGATCGAGCAGCGCAACTGGTACCGGCGGCGGACGGAGGTGTCGCGGCGGGCGACGCTCCTGTGGTCGTGGACGATCGTCCTGCTGACCTGCCTGGCGCTGCTGTTCGCCCTGATGAGGGCGTTCGGATCGGGTCCGGGAGCGGGCCTGACGGGGCTGCTGAGCACGGCGGCGGCGGCCGGCATCGCCTGGAACGAGGTGCGCCGCCACCATCCGCTGATCGAGGCGCACACGCTGATCGAGCAGGACCTGGCGGCGATGATGGTCGTGATGCAGACGACCATCACCGAGTCCCAATGGCCGTCGTCGGTGTACGAGACCGAGCGGTACGTCTCGCCGCAGCACACGGACTGGCTGGTCCGGCACAGCAGTTGA
- the fxsT gene encoding FxSxx-COOH system tetratricopeptide repeat protein, whose product MTASRDTRDGRDGRIVTFYSYKGGTGRTMALANTAWILAANGKRVLAVDWDLEAPGLHRFFHPFLDPSTLGATTGVIDLISEYAWAATSPVARADDWHKDYARIQPHAVSLTPETLGWEFPDGGTLDFVSAGRQNREYSATVSTFDWDNFYDRLGGGLFFDALRADMKRNYDYVLIDSRTGLSDIADICTVHLPDILVDCFTLSDQSIDGAASVARQIDERFNDRGIKIYPVPMRIDEGEKEKADAGRALARIKFDRFPGGLVGDELTSYWGAVEIPYRPYYAYEETLATFGDEAGLTNSLLSAFERLTAVVTEGGITSMPAIGEEVRLRIRDAFTRRRPALPADLFLSYVAENRMWADWIESVLTRAGFRVVPKDVSAERPPAAAGPGSAGDTLGGGTGISIDTAARTVVLLSTAYLKSARAVDVWERAAAEDPTGGRRQLVPLRVGDVRLSTPYIDRNPVDLFRLDEVHATAALLRAVERPMALPDSVASASQPGPRFPGTVPKIWNAPPRNPGFTGRSIVLERMRDQLGGGMAVVLPQPQTLFGLGGVGKTQVALEYVHRFMADYDLVWWISSEQTDDVVAALAELAVRLGAQTGEDMAAASQEAIDLLRRGVPSSRWLLVFDNADDPETLKRFFPPGGPGHVLVTSRNQSWSQYGDALPVDVFLREESIEHLQRRAPGLTKEDAEQVAVAVGDLPLAVEQAGAWIAETATPVAAYIEQLAQQAASVLGLNQPPGYPEPVAATWNISIERLQSRSPAAVRLLQLCAFLAPEPISANLLYSKEMIDALKPYDASLQEKLVLGRVIREIGRFALAKVDQVSNSIQVHRLVQAVIRSQMPEEDQREARHAVHRILAGARPDDDEPIDNPETWPRFNTIWSHLTPAEARYCKEPETRRLLIDRVRYLWKRGDFKAAYQLGEELREAWKEMLGNDDLQYLYLRFHLSNILRSQGRFVEAKELDEVTLERQRAVLGPSHPHTYMTMSGLANTLGALGQYGQAMELATDAHEGFSQIFHEAHPRTLAAANNLALNLRLVGQYTRAREIDQEVYDLRTEVLGPEHPYTLSSAQNLARDLREVGRYEDSVQLLSRTYEIYKRTLGRAFPGTLSAAKNLAVSLRRAGQLEDALRLTTATRARYRAKYTSVNPDLLSCELNLASDLFATGDPGGARDLAQEVVDEYMKVPGERHPYTLAAVNNLAVFHWGTGSAEPAEAMLRQTIRGMRDVLGDNHPHTVFAHLNLANARADLGDPEGALELERLAVLRLREALGAHHPETLASSSNMAISLDSMGRKEEAARLRAEVVSELTRLLGEDHSLTRYARDERRIHRDLEPLAV is encoded by the coding sequence ATGACAGCGAGTCGTGACACCAGGGACGGCCGTGACGGGCGCATCGTCACCTTCTACTCGTACAAGGGCGGCACGGGCCGCACCATGGCGCTGGCCAACACCGCCTGGATCCTGGCGGCCAACGGCAAGCGGGTCCTGGCGGTGGACTGGGACCTGGAGGCCCCGGGCCTGCACCGCTTCTTCCACCCGTTCCTGGACCCGTCCACGCTCGGGGCCACCACCGGGGTCATCGACCTGATCAGCGAGTACGCGTGGGCCGCCACCAGTCCGGTGGCGCGCGCCGACGACTGGCACAAGGACTACGCGCGGATACAGCCGCACGCGGTCTCGCTCACCCCGGAGACCCTGGGCTGGGAGTTCCCCGACGGCGGCACCCTGGACTTCGTCTCGGCGGGCCGGCAGAACCGCGAGTACTCCGCGACGGTGTCCACCTTCGACTGGGACAACTTCTACGACCGTCTCGGCGGCGGCCTGTTCTTCGACGCCTTACGCGCCGACATGAAGCGGAACTACGACTACGTCCTGATCGACAGCCGCACCGGCCTGTCCGACATCGCGGACATCTGCACCGTGCACCTCCCGGACATCCTCGTGGACTGCTTCACCCTGTCCGACCAGTCCATCGACGGCGCCGCGTCCGTGGCCCGCCAGATCGACGAGCGGTTCAACGACCGCGGCATCAAGATCTACCCGGTCCCGATGCGGATCGACGAGGGCGAGAAGGAGAAGGCCGACGCGGGCCGGGCGCTGGCCCGGATCAAGTTCGACCGGTTCCCGGGCGGCCTGGTCGGGGACGAGCTGACCTCCTACTGGGGTGCGGTGGAGATCCCGTACCGGCCGTACTACGCCTACGAGGAGACGCTGGCCACCTTCGGCGACGAGGCCGGGCTGACCAACTCCCTGCTCTCGGCGTTCGAGCGGCTGACCGCAGTGGTCACCGAGGGCGGGATCACTTCCATGCCGGCCATCGGCGAGGAGGTCCGCCTGCGCATCAGGGACGCCTTCACGCGGCGCCGTCCGGCGCTGCCGGCCGACCTGTTCCTGTCCTATGTCGCCGAGAACCGGATGTGGGCCGACTGGATCGAGTCGGTGCTGACCCGGGCCGGCTTCCGGGTGGTGCCCAAGGACGTCTCGGCCGAGCGGCCGCCGGCGGCGGCCGGCCCGGGCTCCGCCGGGGACACGCTCGGCGGCGGCACGGGCATCAGCATCGACACCGCCGCCCGCACGGTGGTGCTGCTCTCCACGGCCTACCTGAAGTCGGCCCGGGCCGTGGACGTGTGGGAGCGGGCGGCCGCCGAGGACCCGACCGGGGGCCGGCGCCAGCTGGTACCGCTGCGGGTGGGCGACGTACGGCTGTCCACGCCGTACATCGACCGCAACCCGGTGGACCTCTTCCGGCTCGACGAGGTGCACGCCACCGCCGCCCTGCTGCGCGCGGTGGAGCGGCCCATGGCCCTGCCCGACAGCGTGGCGAGCGCCTCCCAGCCCGGTCCCCGCTTCCCGGGGACCGTTCCGAAGATCTGGAACGCCCCGCCCCGCAACCCCGGGTTCACCGGCCGCAGCATCGTGCTGGAGCGGATGCGCGACCAGCTCGGCGGCGGCATGGCCGTGGTGCTCCCGCAGCCGCAGACCCTGTTCGGCCTCGGCGGCGTCGGCAAGACGCAGGTGGCGCTGGAGTACGTGCACCGGTTCATGGCCGACTACGACCTGGTGTGGTGGATCTCCTCGGAACAGACCGACGACGTGGTCGCCGCGCTGGCGGAGCTGGCCGTACGGCTGGGCGCGCAGACCGGCGAGGACATGGCGGCCGCCTCCCAGGAGGCGATCGACCTGCTGCGGCGCGGGGTGCCGTCCTCCCGCTGGCTGCTGGTCTTCGACAACGCGGACGATCCCGAGACCCTCAAGCGGTTCTTCCCGCCGGGCGGTCCGGGGCACGTGCTGGTGACCTCCCGCAACCAGTCCTGGTCGCAGTACGGCGACGCGCTGCCGGTGGACGTGTTCCTGCGTGAGGAGTCCATCGAGCACCTCCAGCGCCGGGCCCCCGGGCTCACCAAGGAGGACGCCGAGCAGGTGGCGGTCGCGGTGGGCGACCTGCCGCTGGCCGTCGAGCAGGCGGGCGCCTGGATCGCGGAGACCGCGACCCCGGTGGCCGCCTACATCGAGCAGCTGGCCCAGCAGGCGGCGAGCGTCCTGGGCCTGAACCAGCCGCCCGGATATCCGGAGCCGGTGGCCGCCACCTGGAACATCTCCATAGAGCGGCTCCAGTCCCGTTCGCCGGCCGCCGTGCGGCTGCTCCAGCTGTGCGCCTTCCTGGCTCCCGAGCCGATCTCGGCGAACCTGCTGTACAGCAAGGAGATGATCGACGCCCTCAAGCCGTACGACGCCTCGCTCCAGGAGAAGCTGGTGCTGGGCCGGGTGATCCGGGAGATCGGCCGGTTCGCGCTGGCCAAGGTCGACCAGGTCAGCAACAGCATCCAGGTGCACCGGCTGGTGCAGGCCGTCATCCGGTCGCAGATGCCGGAGGAGGACCAGCGGGAGGCCCGGCACGCCGTCCACCGGATCCTGGCCGGCGCCCGGCCGGACGACGACGAGCCGATCGACAACCCGGAGACGTGGCCGCGGTTCAACACCATCTGGTCGCACCTCACCCCGGCCGAGGCCCGGTACTGCAAGGAGCCGGAGACGCGCCGGCTCCTGATCGACCGGGTCCGCTACCTGTGGAAGCGCGGCGACTTCAAGGCCGCCTACCAGCTCGGCGAGGAACTGCGCGAGGCCTGGAAGGAGATGCTGGGCAACGACGACCTGCAGTACCTGTACCTGCGCTTCCACCTGTCGAACATCCTGCGTTCGCAGGGCCGGTTCGTGGAGGCGAAGGAGCTGGACGAGGTCACGCTGGAGCGGCAGCGGGCGGTGCTCGGACCCTCGCACCCGCACACGTACATGACCATGAGCGGCCTGGCCAACACTCTGGGCGCGCTGGGCCAGTACGGGCAGGCGATGGAGCTGGCGACCGACGCCCACGAGGGGTTCAGCCAGATCTTCCACGAGGCGCACCCGCGCACCCTGGCGGCCGCGAACAACCTGGCGCTGAACCTGCGGCTGGTGGGCCAGTACACCAGAGCCCGTGAGATCGACCAGGAGGTGTACGACCTGCGCACGGAGGTGCTCGGCCCGGAGCACCCGTACACCCTGTCGTCCGCGCAGAACCTCGCCCGCGACCTGCGCGAGGTGGGCCGGTACGAGGACTCGGTGCAGCTGCTCAGCCGGACGTACGAGATCTACAAGCGGACGCTGGGGCGGGCGTTCCCCGGCACCCTGTCGGCCGCGAAGAACCTGGCGGTGTCGCTGCGCAGGGCCGGCCAGCTGGAGGACGCGCTGCGGCTGACCACGGCCACCCGGGCCCGCTACCGGGCCAAGTACACCTCGGTCAACCCGGACCTGCTCTCCTGCGAACTGAACCTGGCCTCGGACCTGTTCGCGACCGGGGACCCCGGCGGGGCGCGGGACCTGGCGCAGGAGGTGGTGGACGAGTACATGAAGGTGCCGGGCGAGCGGCACCCGTACACGCTGGCGGCCGTGAACAACCTGGCGGTCTTCCACTGGGGCACGGGCTCGGCGGAGCCGGCGGAGGCGATGCTGCGGCAGACGATCCGGGGAATGCGGGACGTCCTCGGCGACAACCACCCGCACACGGTCTTCGCCCACCTCAACCTGGCCAACGCCCGGGCGGACCTGGGCGATCCGGAAGGAGCCCTGGAGCTGGAGCGGCTCGCCGTGCTGCGGCTGCGCGAGGCGCTCGGGGCACACCATCCGGAGACCCTGGCGAGCAGCTCCAACATGGCGATCAGCCTGGACTCGATGGGCCGCAAGGAGGAGGCGGCGAGACTGCGCGCCGAGGTGGTGTCCGAGCTGACCCGGCTGCTCGGCGAGGACCACAGCCTGACCCGGTACGCGCGGGACGAGCGGCGGATCCACCGGGACCTGGAGCCGCTCGCCGTGTGA